A genome region from Christensenella minuta includes the following:
- the dnaN gene encoding DNA polymerase III subunit beta: MQFTCAKEDLLTAIGTVNRAASKMQKTILECILFSCAEDVITLRATDIALSIKTEMNAQIEKTGDAAIPAKLLYEIIGRFPESDVTFRSVGENSVEISCLNSKVVLQQMNADEFPVFPELENKEQIKLPQCALRTMINQTLFAAAVNEDKPILTGLLFDIEKDSLTIVALDGYRMAVRKQPAISDISKKCVIPARTLREVSRIISETEENVKISISGNMALFEAGNTEIYTRLLEGEYINYRNLLPADCATSVKVETNMLKDSLERASILAREGNNNVVKFEISEKNLEITSNSEMGNIDEQIPVLTEGKDLKIAFNAKYVLDVLKNVEESEVLMQYNTGVSPCVVKQENSDAYEYLILPVQLREE; the protein is encoded by the coding sequence ATGCAATTTACTTGTGCGAAAGAAGATTTACTCACAGCCATCGGAACCGTAAACCGTGCGGCTTCTAAAATGCAGAAAACCATACTGGAATGCATCCTGTTTTCCTGCGCAGAGGACGTCATTACCCTGCGCGCGACGGATATCGCGCTTTCCATCAAAACAGAGATGAACGCCCAGATCGAAAAGACGGGAGACGCGGCGATTCCCGCGAAGCTTCTTTATGAGATCATCGGCCGGTTCCCGGAAAGCGACGTAACCTTCAGGAGCGTAGGGGAAAATTCCGTGGAGATCAGCTGCCTCAATTCCAAGGTAGTGCTCCAGCAGATGAACGCGGACGAGTTTCCCGTTTTTCCGGAGCTCGAGAACAAGGAACAGATCAAGCTTCCGCAGTGCGCGCTTCGCACCATGATTAACCAGACTTTGTTCGCGGCGGCGGTCAACGAGGATAAGCCGATTCTTACGGGCCTGCTGTTCGATATTGAAAAAGACAGCCTTACGATCGTGGCCCTCGACGGCTACCGTATGGCCGTAAGGAAACAGCCCGCTATTTCGGATATCAGTAAAAAGTGCGTGATTCCCGCCCGTACCCTGCGGGAGGTTTCCCGGATCATATCGGAGACGGAGGAAAACGTCAAAATTTCCATCAGTGGCAATATGGCGCTTTTTGAAGCGGGAAATACGGAAATCTATACCAGGCTGCTCGAAGGGGAATATATTAATTACAGGAACCTCCTGCCCGCGGACTGCGCGACCAGCGTGAAGGTGGAAACGAATATGCTGAAGGACAGCCTCGAGCGCGCGTCCATCCTTGCGCGCGAGGGAAACAATAACGTGGTCAAGTTTGAAATCAGCGAAAAAAACCTCGAGATCACATCTAATTCCGAAATGGGCAACATCGACGAACAGATTCCCGTATTGACGGAGGGAAAGGACCTTAAAATCGCGTTTAATGCGAAATATGTGCTGGATGTGCTGAAAAATGTGGAGGAATCCGAAGTACTGATGCAGTACAACACAGGGGTCAGTCCGTGTGTGGTCAAACAGGAAAATTCGGATGCGTACGAATACCTGATCCTGCCCGTGCAGCTGAGGGAGGAATAA
- the gyrA gene encoding DNA gyrase subunit A, with protein sequence METPINSIVPVDLNKEMQKSFIAYAMAVIINRALPDVRDGLKPVHRRILYSMSELNMYPDKPYRKSARLVGDVLGKYHPHGDSAVYDAMVRLAQDFSIRYPLVDGHGNFGSVDGDGAAAMRYTESRMSKLTLELLRDIDKDTVDFYPNFDETLEQPAVLPARFPNLLVNGTGGIAVGMATNIPPHNMGEAIDATIALMDNPDISIEELIDIIPGPDFPTGGIIMGVSGIREAYKTGRGRIRVRAKTEIEKHGEDRERIIVTEIPYQVNKATLVEKIAELVRDKRIDGISDLRDESDKSGMRIVIELKRNANANVVLNHLYKHTQMQDTFGVIMLALVDGEPRVLNLKQVLEYYVEHQKDVIVRRTKFELEKAKKRAHILEGLIIALDNIDEIVNLIRSSADAASARAALIGRFGLTEIQAQAILDMRLQRLTGLERDKIEAEYKEVQERIAYYNSVLSTPQMVIDIIKADLMEIRGKFSDARRTEITFDEDDIDIDELIAREDMVVTLTHYGYVKRISLETYRAQKRGGKGVTAMSTREEDFAEQVFITCTHNQLLFFTNKGKVYMKKCYQIPEAGRTAKGTAIVNMLSLDPDEKVSAVFPIESSEAGKNSNLVIVTRGGIIKKTPFSEYSNIRQNGLRAVNLREDDELISVMETDGEKDIIVGTRDGMSIIFREGDVRPMGRVSTGVRAIKLRPGDEVVSACICERDRQVLVITEKGYGKRTNAAEYRLQTRGGIGLKSMNITEKTGKMCGLLIVDGTEDIMLINDAGVVIRMSVDEISLIGRSTQGVRVMRVDEDTKVVCVAKIVESEEDESAEPEGCGCAPQGE encoded by the coding sequence GTGGAAACACCCATAAACAGCATCGTACCAGTTGACCTCAACAAGGAAATGCAGAAATCGTTTATCGCATATGCGATGGCGGTCATCATTAACCGTGCGCTGCCGGATGTGCGCGACGGCCTCAAGCCTGTGCACAGGCGTATTTTATATTCGATGAGCGAGCTCAATATGTATCCGGACAAGCCGTACCGCAAAAGCGCGCGCCTGGTGGGTGACGTTCTCGGTAAATACCACCCGCACGGCGACTCAGCCGTATACGACGCGATGGTCCGCCTTGCGCAGGACTTCTCCATCCGTTATCCGCTGGTGGACGGTCACGGAAACTTTGGCTCGGTGGACGGCGACGGCGCGGCCGCTATGCGTTACACGGAGTCGAGGATGTCGAAATTAACGCTCGAGCTTTTGCGCGATATCGATAAGGACACGGTGGATTTCTACCCGAACTTTGATGAAACGCTGGAGCAGCCTGCCGTGCTTCCCGCGCGCTTCCCCAACCTCTTGGTGAACGGCACGGGCGGGATCGCCGTGGGTATGGCGACGAACATCCCCCCGCACAATATGGGCGAGGCGATCGACGCGACCATCGCGCTGATGGACAATCCGGATATTTCGATTGAAGAGCTGATCGATATCATTCCCGGGCCGGACTTCCCGACGGGCGGCATTATTATGGGCGTTTCGGGAATCCGCGAGGCATATAAAACGGGACGCGGGCGTATCCGCGTACGCGCGAAAACAGAGATCGAAAAGCACGGGGAAGACCGCGAGCGTATTATCGTCACGGAGATACCGTACCAGGTCAATAAAGCAACACTGGTGGAAAAAATTGCGGAGCTCGTGCGCGACAAGCGCATCGACGGCATTTCCGACCTGCGCGACGAGTCGGACAAATCCGGCATGCGCATTGTGATCGAATTAAAGCGCAATGCCAATGCCAACGTGGTGTTGAACCACCTTTACAAACATACGCAAATGCAGGACACGTTCGGCGTTATTATGCTGGCCCTTGTGGACGGTGAGCCGCGCGTACTGAATTTAAAGCAGGTCCTCGAGTATTATGTGGAGCACCAGAAGGACGTGATTGTGCGCCGCACGAAATTCGAGCTGGAAAAGGCGAAGAAGCGCGCCCATATTCTGGAAGGCTTGATTATCGCGCTCGACAACATCGACGAAATCGTAAACCTGATCCGGAGCTCGGCAGACGCGGCTTCCGCGCGCGCGGCCCTTATAGGGCGCTTCGGCCTCACGGAAATACAGGCGCAGGCCATCCTCGATATGCGCCTGCAGAGACTGACCGGCCTTGAACGCGATAAGATCGAAGCGGAGTACAAGGAAGTGCAGGAACGCATCGCTTATTATAATTCCGTGCTTTCCACGCCACAGATGGTCATCGATATTATCAAGGCGGACCTGATGGAGATCCGCGGGAAGTTCTCGGACGCCCGCCGCACGGAAATTACCTTCGACGAGGACGATATCGATATCGACGAGCTCATTGCCCGCGAGGATATGGTGGTGACGCTCACGCATTACGGGTATGTCAAGCGCATCAGCCTCGAAACCTACCGCGCGCAGAAACGCGGAGGCAAGGGCGTGACGGCGATGTCAACGCGCGAGGAAGACTTTGCGGAGCAGGTATTCATTACGTGCACGCACAACCAGCTGCTCTTCTTCACCAACAAGGGCAAGGTTTATATGAAAAAATGCTATCAGATACCGGAGGCGGGCAGGACGGCAAAGGGTACGGCCATCGTGAACATGTTAAGCCTTGACCCGGACGAAAAGGTATCGGCGGTATTCCCGATCGAATCATCGGAGGCGGGAAAGAATTCCAACCTTGTGATCGTAACGCGCGGCGGGATCATAAAGAAGACGCCGTTCAGCGAATATTCCAACATCCGGCAGAACGGCCTTCGGGCCGTGAACCTGCGGGAGGACGACGAGCTGATTTCGGTTATGGAGACGGATGGCGAAAAGGATATTATTGTCGGAACGCGGGACGGTATGTCCATCATCTTCCGCGAAGGGGACGTGCGGCCGATGGGCCGTGTCTCGACGGGGGTGCGCGCCATCAAGCTGCGCCCCGGCGATGAAGTGGTATCCGCGTGCATCTGCGAAAGAGACCGGCAGGTGCTTGTAATTACGGAGAAGGGCTATGGCAAGCGCACAAACGCGGCGGAATACCGCCTGCAGACGCGCGGCGGCATTGGCCTTAAATCCATGAATATCACGGAAAAGACGGGCAAGATGTGCGGGCTGCTTATCGTAGACGGTACGGAGGACATCATGCTCATCAACGACGCGGGCGTGGTGATCCGCATGAGCGTGGACGAGATATCGCTCATCGGGCGCTCGACGCAGGGTGTGCGCGTGATGCGTGTGGACGAGGATACGAAAGTCGTATGCGTGGCGAAGATCGTGGAATCCGAGGAGGACGAAAGCGCGGAGCCGGAAGGCTGCGGCTGCGCCCCGCAGGGGGAATAA
- a CDS encoding MATE family efflux transporter, translating to METASETKLLGTAPIGRLVMKYAVPSVISLLVNALYNIVDQIFIGQGVGYLGNAATNVIFPLTVIVIAFSLLVGDGAAAYLSLKLGEGRKDQAQRGVGNAVTLLVIFGAAFLLLGIFFLEPLAHLFGATENSLPYALDYGRIIILGFPFVVIGTGLNSCIRAEGSPKVAMISMIAGAVVNTILDPVFIFACGWGVEGAALATILGQVLTFLISALYLRKPKVLQVSRRDMKLSFRTAKTVMGYGVSSFITQIAITVSILVSNNMIVQYGAASVYGPDIPLAAFGIVMKVYQILLAFMIGFGIGAQPIVGFNYGARNFLRVKKAYLLAVLCATAVAAVGFVMFQFFPQGIINLFGSEDALYNEFAQKSFRIFLMLCILAGFQTVTGIFFQSIGKPVKAAVVTLSRQILVLVPATLILPIFIGLDGVLWAGPVADAISFLIALVLALLELKHLTSQHAREQEAALCAEQGQAF from the coding sequence ATGGAAACAGCATCGGAAACAAAGCTTTTGGGTACTGCGCCAATCGGCAGGCTGGTGATGAAATACGCCGTCCCCAGCGTTATTTCGCTTTTGGTGAACGCGCTCTATAACATCGTGGACCAGATCTTTATCGGGCAGGGCGTGGGATATCTCGGCAATGCCGCAACCAACGTGATCTTCCCGCTGACCGTGATTGTAATCGCCTTTTCGCTGCTCGTCGGCGACGGCGCGGCGGCCTACCTCTCCCTCAAGCTCGGCGAGGGCCGCAAGGACCAGGCGCAAAGGGGCGTTGGCAACGCGGTAACGCTGCTTGTCATCTTCGGCGCGGCGTTCCTGCTGCTCGGTATCTTTTTCCTCGAGCCGCTTGCGCACCTGTTCGGCGCGACGGAAAATTCGCTGCCCTATGCGCTTGATTACGGAAGAATTATCATCCTCGGATTTCCCTTCGTGGTAATCGGCACGGGCCTCAATTCGTGCATACGCGCCGAGGGAAGCCCCAAGGTGGCCATGATCTCGATGATCGCCGGAGCGGTCGTGAATACCATCCTTGATCCGGTTTTTATTTTTGCCTGCGGCTGGGGCGTGGAGGGCGCGGCGCTCGCGACGATCCTCGGCCAGGTTCTTACCTTCCTAATCAGCGCGCTTTACCTGCGTAAGCCAAAGGTCCTACAGGTTTCCCGAAGAGATATGAAGCTGTCTTTTCGCACGGCAAAAACGGTGATGGGGTACGGCGTCTCCAGCTTCATCACGCAGATCGCCATCACGGTCTCCATCCTCGTTTCCAACAACATGATCGTGCAATACGGCGCGGCGTCCGTTTACGGTCCCGATATCCCGCTCGCCGCATTCGGCATCGTGATGAAGGTCTACCAGATATTGCTTGCCTTTATGATCGGCTTCGGTATCGGCGCGCAGCCAATCGTCGGCTTTAACTACGGGGCGCGCAATTTCCTGCGGGTGAAAAAGGCGTACCTGCTTGCCGTCCTTTGTGCGACTGCAGTCGCCGCCGTGGGCTTCGTAATGTTCCAGTTTTTCCCGCAGGGCATCATCAACCTGTTCGGTTCCGAGGACGCCCTGTATAACGAATTCGCGCAGAAGAGCTTCCGCATCTTCCTGATGCTGTGCATCCTCGCCGGCTTCCAGACCGTGACAGGCATCTTCTTCCAGTCTATCGGCAAACCGGTAAAGGCAGCGGTCGTCACCCTGTCGCGCCAAATCCTCGTGCTCGTCCCCGCGACCCTGATCCTGCCCATCTTTATCGGCCTCGACGGCGTTTTGTGGGCGGGGCCGGTCGCGGACGCAATTTCCTTCCTGATCGCCCTCGTCCTCGCGCTTCTCGAGCTGAAGCACCTTACCAGCCAGCACGCGCGCGAGCAGGAGGCGGCGCTTTGCGCGGAGCAAGGGCAAGCCTTCTAG
- a CDS encoding MarR family winged helix-turn-helix transcriptional regulator, with protein MRELAKKLSILSRRSGIDLDRKLKDLGLTRGQLVYLMCICDHEGMSQEQLSEELWINKGAVARAVRRFEKDGYITRVLSKKDRRQYGLYPTEKTKQAYQTIRAVEADWEARMTRNLSAGEKKMLDMLLEKLLEDME; from the coding sequence ATGCGCGAACTCGCGAAAAAGCTCTCGATCCTGTCGCGCAGGTCGGGGATCGACCTGGACAGGAAGCTGAAGGACCTCGGGCTTACCCGTGGACAGCTTGTATACCTGATGTGTATCTGCGACCACGAGGGGATGTCTCAGGAACAGCTCTCAGAGGAGCTGTGGATCAACAAGGGCGCGGTGGCGCGCGCGGTCCGCAGGTTCGAAAAGGACGGCTATATTACTCGCGTCCTTTCCAAAAAGGACAGGCGGCAATACGGTCTTTATCCCACAGAAAAGACAAAGCAGGCTTACCAAACGATCCGCGCGGTTGAGGCGGACTGGGAGGCCCGCATGACGCGGAACCTTTCCGCCGGAGAGAAAAAGATGCTGGATATGCTGCTTGAGAAGCTGCTTGAGGATATGGAGTGA
- the remB gene encoding extracellular matrix regulator RemB: MILHLGGDYFVKTKEILVILDYEEAARNKDTSLFLKGLETTALSGEPRAVVVTEEYGTKKAYLSPISPRTLLRRSNGDGDAFLRQDPQG, encoded by the coding sequence ATGATTTTACATCTGGGCGGCGATTACTTCGTAAAAACAAAAGAAATCCTGGTGATACTGGATTATGAAGAGGCCGCGCGCAACAAAGATACGAGCCTCTTTTTAAAGGGCCTTGAAACGACGGCGCTTTCCGGGGAGCCCCGGGCCGTGGTTGTCACGGAAGAATATGGAACGAAAAAAGCGTATCTGTCGCCGATTTCGCCGCGCACACTGCTGCGGCGGAGCAACGGGGATGGGGACGCTTTTCTGCGGCAAGACCCGCAGGGATAA
- the gyrB gene encoding DNA topoisomerase (ATP-hydrolyzing) subunit B: MNLSNQNEHYDESQIQILEGLEPVRKRPGMYIGSTDLRGLHHLVYEIVDNSIDEAMAGFCTDIYVGIEEDGSVYVRDNGRGIPVGLHPQAGVSTLEVALTMLHAGGKFGGDGYKVSGGLHGVGVSVVNALSQKLVATVRREGKVHRQEFSRGDRVTDLEVVDTCPEEETGTEIRFWPDPEIFEDVNFVYDTLRVRLREMAFLNKGISITLEDLRGEKPVKHVYCYEGGIKSFVQYLNKNKNPLFPEPVYFCAEKGTSMVEVAMQYNEGYAENIFSFANNISTHEGGTHLSGFKNALTRVVNDYAKRMKLVKENEPSLSGEDIREGLTAIISVKLTEPQFEGQTKTKLGNSEMRALTDSTVAEGLNTFLEENPATAKIIVDKCLTAKRAREAAKKARELTRRKTALESASLPGKLADCSEKDASKCEIFIVEGDSAGGSAKQGRDRRFQAILPLRGKILNVEKARHDRALANAEIKAMITAFGAGMSEDFDVEKLRYHKIICMTDADVDGSHIRILLLTFFYRYMRPLIENGYVYIAQPPLYKVSKKGTEDKYLYTDEALQEYLKEVGDGAAIQRYKGLGEMNPEQLWETTMDPETRTLLQVDMDNAIEVEETFSVLMGDSVEPRKEFIEENAKLVANLDI; encoded by the coding sequence ATGAATTTGAGCAACCAAAACGAACATTACGACGAAAGCCAGATACAGATTCTCGAAGGGCTGGAGCCGGTCCGTAAACGGCCGGGTATGTACATCGGGTCTACAGACCTGCGCGGGCTGCACCATCTGGTGTATGAAATTGTGGATAACTCCATCGATGAAGCGATGGCCGGCTTCTGCACGGATATTTACGTGGGAATCGAGGAAGACGGCAGCGTTTATGTGCGCGACAACGGCCGCGGCATCCCGGTAGGACTGCATCCGCAGGCGGGTGTTTCCACGCTTGAAGTGGCGCTCACTATGCTGCACGCGGGCGGTAAGTTCGGCGGCGACGGCTACAAGGTTTCGGGCGGCCTGCACGGCGTGGGCGTTTCCGTCGTTAACGCGCTTTCCCAAAAGCTGGTGGCAACGGTGCGCCGCGAAGGCAAGGTGCACAGGCAGGAATTTTCGCGCGGGGACCGCGTGACGGACCTCGAGGTCGTGGATACCTGCCCGGAAGAGGAAACGGGCACGGAAATCCGCTTCTGGCCGGATCCTGAAATTTTTGAGGATGTAAACTTTGTTTATGATACGCTGCGTGTCCGCCTGCGGGAGATGGCCTTCCTCAACAAAGGCATTTCCATCACGCTCGAGGACCTGCGCGGGGAAAAACCCGTAAAGCATGTGTATTGCTACGAAGGCGGCATCAAGTCCTTCGTGCAGTACCTCAATAAAAATAAAAACCCGCTCTTCCCCGAGCCGGTATATTTCTGTGCGGAAAAGGGCACGTCAATGGTAGAGGTGGCCATGCAGTATAACGAGGGATATGCGGAAAATATTTTCTCGTTTGCGAATAATATCTCCACGCACGAAGGAGGCACGCATCTTTCCGGCTTTAAAAACGCGCTGACCCGCGTGGTGAACGATTACGCGAAGCGCATGAAGCTGGTAAAGGAAAATGAGCCTTCCCTTTCGGGCGAGGATATCCGCGAGGGGCTGACGGCCATTATCAGCGTCAAGCTCACGGAACCGCAGTTTGAAGGGCAGACCAAGACCAAGCTTGGGAACAGCGAGATGCGGGCCCTTACGGACAGCACCGTCGCGGAGGGACTGAATACCTTCCTTGAGGAAAATCCGGCGACCGCAAAGATCATTGTGGATAAATGCCTGACGGCAAAGCGGGCGCGCGAGGCGGCGAAAAAGGCGAGGGAGCTGACCCGCCGGAAAACGGCGCTTGAATCCGCGTCGCTGCCCGGCAAGCTGGCGGACTGCTCGGAAAAAGACGCGAGCAAATGCGAGATATTCATCGTTGAGGGAGACAGCGCCGGCGGCAGCGCGAAGCAGGGACGCGACAGGCGTTTCCAGGCGATCCTGCCGCTGCGCGGGAAAATACTGAATGTGGAAAAGGCGCGCCACGACCGCGCGCTGGCAAATGCGGAGATCAAAGCCATGATTACGGCGTTCGGCGCGGGCATGAGCGAGGATTTCGACGTAGAGAAGCTGCGGTACCACAAAATTATCTGCATGACGGACGCCGACGTGGATGGAAGCCATATCAGGATTTTGCTGCTGACGTTCTTCTACCGCTATATGAGGCCGCTGATCGAGAACGGATATGTGTATATCGCGCAGCCGCCGCTTTATAAGGTGAGCAAAAAGGGGACGGAAGATAAATACCTGTATACGGACGAAGCGCTTCAGGAATACCTGAAGGAAGTGGGCGACGGCGCGGCGATCCAGCGCTATAAGGGTCTTGGGGAAATGAATCCCGAACAGCTTTGGGAGACGACGATGGATCCGGAAACGCGTACGCTTTTGCAGGTGGATATGGATAACGCCATCGAGGTGGAGGAAACCTTCTCCGTGCTGATGGGCGACAGTGTGGAACCGCGTAAGGAGTTCATCGAAGAGAATGCGAAACTAGTCGCGAACCTCGACATATAG
- the recF gene encoding DNA replication/repair protein RecF (All proteins in this family for which functions are known are DNA-binding proteins that assist the filamentation of RecA onto DNA for the initiation of recombination or recombinational repair.), with protein sequence MYLTRLKLIHFRNYEQLNHSFYPGVNVLYGRNAQGKTNILEAIHICGNGKSFRVNADSKTVMEGKEGAYLFAEYVESMDRSVEVLIGRDRKKSLKIDGIPAKNLKELLGNLFVVVFSPEDMKMAKEAPSLRRGFLDGEISKIRPSYVDALKNYTKIIAQKNAALRRRENRDTGAVIDAYNAQLAGYIRIILKNRKSYVNKLGEYVRETHRAISGGTEEISIVYKETVPETGIAETLKKLRERELFEGSCTAGPHRDDLEILLNGKDIRVFASQGQLRTLMLAVKTACLKILEESTGHTPVLLLDDVFSELDQTRKKNLLRTLKGIQTFITTADDADAKLLARAHLFYVENGTVRERQPG encoded by the coding sequence ATGTATCTGACAAGGCTGAAGCTGATCCATTTCAGGAATTACGAACAATTGAATCATTCTTTTTATCCTGGGGTGAATGTGCTTTACGGCAGGAATGCGCAGGGGAAGACGAATATACTTGAGGCCATCCATATCTGCGGGAATGGAAAATCTTTTCGCGTGAACGCGGACAGCAAGACAGTGATGGAGGGCAAGGAGGGAGCGTACCTCTTTGCGGAATATGTGGAAAGCATGGACCGCTCCGTCGAGGTACTGATCGGCCGGGACAGAAAAAAAAGCCTGAAAATAGACGGGATTCCCGCCAAAAACCTGAAAGAGCTGCTGGGGAACCTTTTTGTGGTGGTCTTTTCCCCGGAGGATATGAAAATGGCCAAAGAGGCGCCTTCCCTGCGGCGCGGTTTTTTGGACGGGGAAATTTCAAAGATCAGGCCTTCTTATGTGGACGCGCTGAAAAACTATACGAAGATCATCGCCCAGAAAAACGCGGCGCTGCGGCGGCGGGAAAACAGGGATACGGGCGCTGTGATCGACGCGTACAACGCACAGCTTGCGGGCTATATCCGCATAATCCTTAAAAACAGGAAATCTTATGTGAATAAGCTGGGGGAATATGTGCGGGAAACGCACCGCGCTATTTCCGGCGGTACGGAAGAAATATCCATCGTCTATAAGGAGACGGTCCCGGAAACGGGGATCGCGGAAACGCTGAAAAAACTGCGCGAAAGGGAACTTTTCGAGGGCAGTTGCACCGCCGGCCCGCACAGGGATGACCTCGAGATACTGCTCAACGGAAAAGATATCCGCGTGTTTGCTTCGCAGGGGCAGCTGCGCACACTGATGCTCGCGGTCAAAACGGCGTGTCTTAAGATACTCGAGGAAAGCACGGGCCATACGCCGGTCCTGCTGCTGGACGATGTGTTTTCCGAGCTTGACCAGACGCGCAAAAAAAATCTTTTAAGGACCCTGAAAGGGATACAGACCTTCATTACCACCGCGGACGACGCGGACGCTAAGCTCCTTGCGCGCGCCCATCTTTTTTATGTTGAAAACGGAACCGTGCGGGAGAGGCAGCCGGGCTGA
- a CDS encoding sugar O-acetyltransferase, whose amino-acid sequence MTEKEKMLRGELYRTSDPELVAEHRRALRLCREYNDIDPMDDAEMDRVIRELVNVEGKQVTVKQPIRFDYGCHTYFGENVFINYGVNILDVCDVRLGDNVLLGPNVQIIAATHPTDPKIRLMGLECGKPVTIGANVWLGAGVTVCPGVTIGENTTIGAGSVVTKDIPANCVAVGNPCRVLKKV is encoded by the coding sequence ATGACGGAAAAAGAAAAAATGCTCCGGGGCGAGCTGTACCGGACGTCCGATCCGGAGCTGGTGGCGGAGCACAGGAGGGCGCTTCGCCTGTGCCGGGAATATAACGACATCGACCCGATGGACGACGCGGAAATGGACCGTGTGATCCGCGAGCTGGTAAACGTGGAGGGAAAGCAGGTCACGGTAAAGCAGCCCATTCGCTTCGACTATGGCTGCCATACCTACTTCGGGGAAAACGTGTTCATCAATTACGGTGTGAATATACTCGACGTGTGCGATGTGCGCCTCGGGGATAATGTGCTGCTGGGGCCGAATGTGCAGATCATTGCCGCGACGCATCCGACCGATCCGAAGATAAGGCTTATGGGGCTTGAATGCGGCAAGCCCGTGACCATCGGGGCGAACGTGTGGCTGGGCGCGGGCGTGACCGTCTGCCCGGGCGTGACCATCGGCGAAAATACGACGATCGGCGCGGGCAGCGTCGTCACAAAGGATATCCCAGCGAACTGCGTCGCCGTGGGGAACCCGTGCCGGGTGTTGAAAAAAGTATAA